One window of the Runella slithyformis DSM 19594 genome contains the following:
- a CDS encoding YebC/PmpR family DNA-binding transcriptional regulator, with amino-acid sequence MGRAFEYRKASKLKRWGMMAKVFTRIGKDIVMAVKSGGSDPQNNSRLRAIIQNAKAANMPKENVERAIKRAISKDQEDYKEIVYEGKGPHGIAILIEATTDNTNRTVANVRSYFNKLGGTLGTSGMLDYLFDRKCLFKIANEGIDLEELEFELIDLGGDEVFLDDETNEINIYGEFSAFGAIQKFLEEKGYELKGAEFTRIPTELKELTEEQIAEVDKLIERLEEDDDVQNVYTNMK; translated from the coding sequence ATGGGACGCGCATTTGAATACCGAAAAGCCAGTAAATTAAAACGTTGGGGAATGATGGCGAAGGTCTTCACCCGTATCGGTAAAGACATCGTAATGGCCGTAAAATCCGGAGGCTCTGATCCGCAGAACAACTCCCGTTTGCGGGCCATTATCCAAAATGCCAAGGCCGCCAACATGCCCAAAGAAAACGTAGAACGGGCCATCAAGCGGGCAATATCCAAAGATCAGGAAGATTACAAAGAGATCGTATACGAAGGGAAAGGTCCGCACGGAATCGCCATTCTGATCGAGGCTACAACCGATAACACCAATCGTACCGTGGCCAACGTGCGCAGTTATTTCAATAAATTGGGCGGCACCCTGGGCACGTCCGGTATGCTGGATTATTTGTTTGACCGCAAATGCCTATTCAAGATCGCCAACGAAGGCATTGACCTGGAGGAACTGGAATTTGAACTCATTGACCTGGGCGGCGACGAGGTGTTTTTGGACGATGAAACCAACGAAATCAATATCTACGGCGAATTCTCCGCTTTCGGGGCTATCCAGAAGTTTCTGGAAGAAAAAGGCTACGAACTGAAAGGCGCGGAATTTACGCGTATTCCGACGGAATTGAAGGAACTGACCGAAGAGCAAATTGCCGAAGTGGACAAACTCATTGAGCGTCTGGAAGAAGACGATGACGTGCAGAATGTCTATACCAATATGAAGTAA